The following are encoded together in the Streptomyces flavofungini genome:
- a CDS encoding hemerythrin domain-containing protein, whose amino-acid sequence MPTPTSTPTPAPQAPREIHTLADKLLEVHDWLRDQLVQLRAEAAAHFAERAAHQGPGRPPAPGIGLQIRQRCLEFCDALTFHHTSEDDHVLPGVAAHHPQLRPALDRLGEEHRAIARLKENLVGLLADLAAAEPARFLAEFDRLAADLTEHLDYEETWLVPVLAEVPFPPVAPAPEEGQQ is encoded by the coding sequence ATGCCCACGCCCACCAGCACGCCCACACCCGCGCCGCAGGCCCCCCGGGAGATCCACACCCTCGCCGACAAGCTCCTCGAAGTGCACGACTGGCTGCGCGACCAGCTGGTCCAGCTGCGCGCCGAGGCCGCGGCCCACTTCGCCGAGCGCGCCGCCCACCAGGGCCCCGGCCGCCCGCCCGCGCCCGGCATCGGCCTGCAGATCAGGCAGCGCTGCCTGGAGTTCTGCGACGCGCTGACCTTCCACCACACCAGCGAGGACGACCACGTCCTCCCCGGCGTCGCCGCGCACCACCCACAGCTCAGGCCCGCCCTCGACCGCCTCGGCGAGGAGCACCGCGCCATCGCCCGGCTCAAGGAGAACTTGGTCGGGCTGCTCGCCGACCTCGCCGCGGCCGAGCCCGCCCGGTTCCTCGCCGAGTTCGACCGGCTCGCCGCGGACCTGACGGAACATCTGGACTACGAGGAGACCTGGCTGGTTCCGGTGCTCGCCGAGGTACCGTTCCCGCCGGTAGCTCCCGCACCTGAGGAAGGACAGCAGTGA
- a CDS encoding maltokinase N-terminal cap-like domain-containing protein, whose protein sequence is MSEAAIRPSADPGALLASLDPLLRGWLPRQRWFAGKGRPVTGFDLVAATELLPPGAEQGLLHLLVRVRQSLPGATPAAEHELPSDCYQLLLGVRTELPPRLAPALIGHVTGGALAGRTVYEALHDPRTAGLLLERLRLPGRLGVLRFLRARGDGGAAGSQDPAVAGNAHDIDIPSGLVPRALGVEQSNSSLVYGDTFILKLFRRVVPGVNPDLELPLALAAQGCRRVPPPVAWMTADGTDGADEPLVLGVLQPYVAGATDGWELALQFLAKGADFSAEARALGRATAEVHAALAAALPTVTLGRAQVELLARGMAERLDAAAQAVPALRPYAPALHTAYDALADLAAEGDTRLVAQRVHGDLHLGQCLRAPSGSWSLIDFEGEPARPLAERRLPQPTARDVAGMLRSFDYAARVYRPWSPEWADTCRAAYCSGYADVSGRDPRTSPVLLRAHETDKAVYEAVYEARHRPDWLPVPLTALDRLAAGSEREGAADPGTDASL, encoded by the coding sequence ATGTCGGAAGCCGCCATCCGCCCCAGTGCCGACCCCGGTGCGCTCCTCGCGTCCCTCGATCCGCTGCTGCGCGGCTGGCTGCCGCGCCAGCGCTGGTTCGCGGGCAAGGGCCGCCCGGTCACGGGCTTCGACCTGGTGGCGGCGACGGAACTGCTTCCGCCCGGCGCCGAGCAGGGGCTGCTGCACCTGCTCGTCCGCGTACGCCAGTCACTGCCGGGGGCCACCCCGGCGGCCGAACACGAACTGCCCTCCGACTGCTACCAATTGCTGCTCGGCGTGCGCACCGAACTCCCGCCCCGGCTCGCGCCCGCCCTGATCGGCCATGTGACCGGCGGCGCGCTGGCCGGGCGCACCGTGTACGAGGCGCTGCACGACCCGCGTACGGCCGGGCTGCTCCTGGAGCGGCTGCGGCTGCCGGGACGGCTCGGCGTGCTGCGGTTCCTGCGCGCCCGGGGGGACGGGGGCGCCGCCGGTTCCCAGGACCCGGCCGTCGCCGGGAACGCTCACGACATCGACATACCCTCGGGCCTCGTGCCCCGCGCGCTCGGCGTGGAACAGTCCAACTCCTCGCTCGTGTACGGAGATACGTTCATCCTGAAGCTGTTCCGGCGGGTGGTGCCCGGCGTCAACCCCGACCTGGAGCTGCCGCTCGCCCTCGCCGCGCAGGGCTGCCGCCGGGTGCCGCCGCCCGTCGCGTGGATGACGGCCGACGGCACGGACGGCGCGGACGAGCCGCTGGTCCTCGGGGTCCTCCAGCCGTACGTGGCCGGGGCGACGGACGGCTGGGAGCTGGCCCTCCAATTCCTCGCCAAGGGCGCCGACTTCAGCGCCGAGGCCCGCGCGCTCGGCCGCGCCACGGCCGAGGTGCACGCCGCCCTCGCCGCGGCGCTTCCCACCGTGACGCTCGGGCGGGCGCAGGTCGAGCTGCTCGCGCGGGGCATGGCGGAGCGCCTGGACGCCGCGGCGCAGGCGGTCCCCGCGCTGCGCCCGTACGCGCCCGCGCTGCACACCGCCTACGACGCGCTCGCCGACCTCGCCGCCGAGGGCGACACCCGCCTCGTGGCCCAGCGCGTCCACGGCGATCTGCATCTGGGCCAGTGCCTGCGCGCGCCGTCCGGCTCCTGGTCCCTCATCGACTTCGAGGGCGAGCCCGCGCGCCCGCTCGCCGAACGCCGCCTGCCGCAGCCGACCGCCCGCGACGTGGCGGGCATGCTCCGCTCCTTCGACTACGCCGCCCGCGTCTACCGCCCCTGGTCCCCGGAGTGGGCCGACACCTGCCGCGCGGCGTACTGCTCCGGCTACGCCGACGTCAGCGGCCGCGACCCCCGCACCTCGCCGGTGCTGCTGCGCGCCCACGAGACCGACAAGGCCGTGTACGAGGCCGTGTACGAGGCCCGCCACCGCCCGGACTGGCTGCCGGTGCCACTGACCGCCCTCGACCGGCTCGCCGCCGGTTCGGAGCGGGAGGGAGCCGCCGACCCCGGCACCGACGCCTCCCTCTGA
- a CDS encoding VOC family protein yields MRVKDFDHLVLNVGDVERALDFYCGTLGLEPVRVEEWRAGKVPFPSARVSAVTIIDLVSGERGESNVDHICLVVEPLDWQEVIDSGTFTVTEGPVGRFGARGDAQSIYVKDPDGNSVELRWYPEDR; encoded by the coding sequence GTGCGCGTCAAGGACTTCGACCACCTCGTCCTGAACGTCGGGGACGTCGAGCGCGCCCTGGACTTCTACTGCGGCACCCTCGGCCTGGAACCCGTCCGGGTCGAGGAGTGGCGCGCCGGGAAGGTCCCCTTCCCCTCGGCGCGGGTCAGCGCGGTGACCATCATCGACCTGGTCTCCGGCGAGCGCGGTGAGTCCAACGTCGACCACATCTGCCTGGTCGTGGAGCCCCTGGACTGGCAGGAGGTCATCGACTCCGGCACCTTCACCGTCACCGAGGGCCCGGTCGGCCGGTTCGGCGCCCGGGGCGACGCCCAGTCGATCTACGTGAAGGACCCGGACGGCAACTCCGTCGAACTGCGCTGGTACCCCGAGGACCGGTGA
- the treS gene encoding maltose alpha-D-glucosyltransferase: MIFNEPVQDTFEDTPPKDRDPDWFKRAVFYEVLVRSFQDSNGDGIGDLKGLTAKLDYLQWLGVDCLWLPPFFKSPLRDGGYDVSDYTAVLPEFGDLADFVEFVDSAHQRGMRVIIDFVMNHTSDQHPWFQASRNDPEGPYGDYYVWADDDKQYQDARIIFVDTEASNWTFDPVRKQYYWHRFFSHQPDLNFENPAVQEEIISALRFWLDLGIDGFRLDAVPYLYAEEGTNCENLPRTHHLLKRVRAEIDAHYPDTVLLAEANQWPEDVVDYFGDFAEGGDECHMAFHFPVMPRIFMAVRRESRYPVSEILAKTPAIPSGCQWGIFLRNHDELTLEMVTDEERDYMYAEYAKDPRMRANIGIRRRLAPLLDNDRNQIELFTALLLSLPGSPILYYGDEIGMGDNIWLGDRDAVRTPMQWTPDRNAGFSSCDPGRLYLPTIMDPVYGYQVTNVEAAMSSPSSLLHWTRRMIEIRKQNPAFGLGSYTELPSSNPAVLAFLREAPSTGEDGDDLVLCVHNFSRFAQPTELDLQAFNGRHPVELIGGVRFPAIGELPYLLTLAGHGFYWFRLRDDSA; encoded by the coding sequence ATGATCTTCAACGAGCCCGTCCAGGACACCTTCGAGGACACGCCCCCCAAGGACCGCGACCCCGACTGGTTCAAACGCGCCGTCTTCTACGAAGTCCTCGTCCGCTCCTTCCAGGACAGCAACGGCGACGGCATCGGCGACCTCAAGGGCCTCACCGCCAAACTGGACTATCTGCAGTGGCTGGGGGTGGACTGCCTGTGGCTGCCGCCGTTCTTCAAGTCGCCGCTGCGCGACGGCGGCTACGACGTCTCCGACTACACCGCCGTCCTGCCCGAGTTCGGCGACCTCGCCGACTTCGTGGAGTTCGTGGACAGCGCGCACCAGCGCGGCATGCGCGTGATCATCGACTTCGTCATGAACCACACCAGCGACCAGCACCCGTGGTTCCAGGCGTCCCGCAACGACCCCGAGGGCCCCTACGGCGACTACTACGTCTGGGCGGACGACGACAAGCAATACCAGGACGCCCGCATCATCTTCGTCGACACCGAGGCTTCCAACTGGACCTTCGACCCCGTCCGCAAGCAGTACTACTGGCACCGCTTCTTCTCCCACCAGCCGGACCTCAACTTCGAGAACCCGGCCGTCCAGGAAGAGATCATCTCGGCCCTGCGGTTCTGGCTCGACCTCGGCATCGACGGCTTCCGCCTCGACGCCGTGCCCTACCTGTACGCGGAGGAGGGCACCAACTGCGAGAACCTGCCCCGCACCCACCACCTGCTCAAGCGCGTCCGCGCGGAGATCGACGCGCACTACCCCGACACGGTGCTGCTCGCCGAGGCCAACCAGTGGCCCGAGGACGTCGTCGACTACTTCGGCGACTTCGCCGAGGGCGGCGACGAGTGCCACATGGCGTTCCACTTCCCCGTCATGCCCCGCATCTTCATGGCGGTGCGGCGCGAGTCGCGCTACCCGGTCTCCGAGATCCTCGCCAAGACCCCGGCCATCCCCTCCGGCTGCCAGTGGGGCATCTTCCTGCGCAACCACGACGAGCTGACCCTGGAGATGGTCACCGACGAGGAGCGCGACTACATGTACGCGGAGTACGCCAAGGACCCGCGCATGCGCGCCAACATCGGCATCCGCCGCCGCCTCGCCCCGCTCCTGGACAACGACCGCAACCAGATCGAACTCTTCACCGCCCTGCTCCTGTCGCTGCCCGGATCACCGATCCTGTACTACGGCGACGAGATCGGCATGGGCGACAACATCTGGCTCGGCGACCGCGACGCCGTGCGCACCCCCATGCAGTGGACGCCCGACCGCAACGCGGGCTTCTCCTCCTGCGACCCGGGCCGGCTCTACCTCCCCACGATCATGGATCCGGTCTACGGCTACCAGGTCACGAACGTCGAGGCAGCCATGAGCAGCCCCTCCTCGCTGCTCCACTGGACCCGCCGCATGATCGAGATCCGCAAGCAGAACCCGGCCTTCGGCCTCGGCTCGTACACCGAACTGCCCTCCTCCAACCCGGCGGTGCTCGCCTTCCTGCGCGAGGCGCCCTCCACCGGCGAGGACGGCGACGACCTGGTGCTGTGCGTGCACAACTTCTCCCGCTTCGCCCAGCCCACCGAACTCGACCTGCAGGCCTTCAACGGCCGCCATCCCGTCGAACTCATCGGCGGGGTGCGCTTTCCGGCCATCGGTGAACTGCCGTACCTGCTGACCCTCGCGGGGCACGGGTTCTACTGGTTCCGGCTGCGCGACGACTCGGCGTAA
- a CDS encoding protein kinase domain-containing protein — protein MLAPLPPGTPRRIGPHTLLARIGAGGMGEVFLARRDGQLGRGGRPGRAAERGAPALVAVKVVRQDLDLDDAFRARFRREIAAARAVTGPFTAALVDADADAERPWLATEYIAGPSLADVVERCGPLPVPAVRALGAALARALTTVHGARVLHRDLKPGNVLLAPEGPRLIDFGIAQAFEATALTMTGVLVGTPGFLAPEQIEGSHAVVPASDVFSLGAVLCHAATGRGPFDDPEAAAVVFRIVRGEADLTGVPPELRGTLAACLDPAPENRPTPEALATALSEPGTGTPPSPSPVPSPSPSPSPPPSSSPPPPPPPSPSSSPPSSPPSSPSSSPSSSPSSPSSSFPWPADVLSLFAEYREAVASSERAHDQGGFADAATTAGGAGPRLRAEPSPTLGGAPAPDPQPAAATPPRGRRRLWVLAAALTTAGLAVAAVTLPDALRDSPGDDPSRKAPSAPRVAADRVVTAYGNQDHSGEFGPSAADRAERPDDWRFWSRERSRGMDGMGKGCVLAGGTLVCRDGRGAARALDAATGADRWSTRGFPGAPSGTQEVPPEADAERVYVPGERGVSALGVQRGEVVWRHRTPRYAGLIAMTHAQGVVYTVEFNLDGAPDPYTSTVRARNAVTGDQLWRTTIEGKPQGTPLVRDGVLYTALENGGVVALSAEDGDRTARVTEPRCDSLLGHRDAVVCWSRTEGGVRVLDGDTLAVRRTIGAGKPLAPPVVGSADVLVIAHSPRPRTPNRLTGYAWRSGKRLWDLPAGGDATALALAKDRVFVANSHDVRGVPLDGDAERVTTWSIPYSATGPEPKTLYTPLFLGGTVFAESGKGPIVSGRVL, from the coding sequence ATGCTCGCCCCCCTCCCCCCGGGCACCCCCCGCCGCATCGGCCCGCACACCCTGCTCGCCAGGATCGGCGCGGGCGGCATGGGCGAGGTGTTCCTGGCCCGCCGGGACGGCCAGCTCGGCCGGGGCGGGCGGCCGGGACGGGCGGCGGAACGGGGCGCGCCCGCGCTGGTCGCGGTGAAGGTGGTGCGGCAGGACCTGGACCTCGACGACGCGTTCCGGGCGCGCTTCCGGCGGGAGATCGCCGCGGCCCGCGCCGTCACGGGCCCGTTCACCGCGGCCCTCGTGGACGCCGACGCGGACGCCGAACGCCCCTGGCTCGCCACGGAGTACATAGCGGGTCCGTCCCTGGCCGACGTGGTCGAGCGCTGCGGTCCGCTGCCCGTGCCCGCGGTGCGCGCGCTGGGTGCCGCGCTGGCCCGCGCGCTCACGACCGTGCACGGGGCCCGGGTGCTGCACCGGGACCTGAAGCCGGGCAACGTCCTGCTCGCGCCGGAGGGGCCGCGCCTGATCGACTTCGGCATCGCCCAGGCCTTCGAGGCGACGGCGCTGACGATGACGGGCGTCCTGGTGGGCACACCGGGCTTCCTCGCGCCGGAGCAGATCGAGGGCTCGCACGCGGTGGTCCCCGCATCGGACGTGTTCTCGCTCGGCGCGGTCCTGTGCCACGCGGCGACGGGACGGGGCCCCTTCGACGACCCGGAGGCGGCCGCCGTCGTCTTCCGCATCGTGCGGGGCGAAGCCGACCTCACCGGCGTACCGCCCGAGCTGCGCGGCACCCTCGCCGCGTGCCTGGACCCGGCCCCGGAGAACCGCCCCACCCCGGAAGCCCTGGCCACCGCCCTGTCAGAACCCGGGACCGGCACACCCCCGAGCCCGTCGCCTGTCCCGTCACCTTCCCCGTCGCCTTCCCCACCGCCTTCTTCGTCGCCTCCCCCGCCACCTCCCCCGTCGCCTTCGTCATCGCCTCCTTCATCGCCTCCTTCATCGCCTTCTTCATCGCCTTCTTCATCGCCTTCTTCACCCAGTTCCTCCTTCCCCTGGCCCGCCGACGTCCTGTCGCTCTTCGCCGAGTACCGGGAGGCCGTGGCGAGCAGCGAACGCGCCCACGACCAGGGCGGTTTCGCCGACGCCGCGACCACGGCGGGCGGCGCGGGCCCCCGGCTGCGGGCCGAGCCGTCCCCCACGCTCGGCGGGGCCCCGGCACCGGACCCTCAACCGGCGGCGGCCACGCCCCCGCGCGGCCGTCGGCGGCTGTGGGTCCTCGCGGCGGCGCTCACCACGGCCGGGCTCGCGGTGGCCGCCGTGACGCTGCCGGACGCGCTGCGGGACAGCCCCGGCGACGACCCGTCGAGGAAGGCGCCGAGCGCCCCTCGGGTCGCGGCCGACCGGGTGGTCACCGCGTACGGGAACCAGGACCACTCCGGCGAGTTCGGCCCGTCGGCGGCCGACCGTGCCGAGCGCCCGGACGACTGGCGGTTCTGGTCCCGCGAGCGGTCCCGCGGCATGGACGGCATGGGGAAGGGCTGCGTCCTGGCCGGGGGCACCCTCGTGTGCCGGGACGGGCGCGGTGCCGCGCGGGCCCTGGACGCGGCCACGGGTGCCGACCGCTGGTCGACGCGCGGCTTTCCCGGCGCGCCGAGCGGCACCCAGGAGGTCCCTCCCGAGGCCGACGCCGAGCGGGTCTACGTCCCCGGCGAGCGGGGCGTCAGCGCGCTCGGCGTGCAGCGGGGCGAGGTGGTCTGGCGGCACAGGACGCCCCGGTACGCGGGCCTGATCGCGATGACGCACGCCCAAGGGGTGGTGTACACGGTCGAGTTCAACCTCGACGGCGCTCCGGACCCGTACACCTCCACCGTGCGGGCCAGGAACGCCGTGACGGGCGACCAGCTCTGGCGGACCACGATCGAGGGCAAGCCCCAGGGCACACCGCTCGTCCGGGACGGCGTGCTCTACACCGCCCTGGAGAACGGCGGTGTGGTCGCGCTGTCCGCCGAGGACGGCGACCGGACCGCCCGGGTCACCGAGCCGCGCTGCGACAGCCTCCTCGGCCATCGCGACGCGGTGGTGTGCTGGTCCCGGACGGAGGGCGGGGTGCGGGTCCTCGACGGGGACACGCTCGCCGTGCGCCGGACCATCGGGGCGGGCAAGCCGCTCGCCCCGCCGGTCGTGGGGTCCGCCGACGTCCTGGTCATCGCCCATTCCCCGCGCCCGCGGACCCCCAACCGCCTGACGGGCTACGCCTGGCGGTCGGGGAAGAGGCTCTGGGACCTGCCCGCGGGCGGTGACGCCACCGCGCTCGCCCTGGCGAAGGACCGGGTGTTCGTCGCGAACTCGCACGACGTCCGCGGCGTTCCGCTCGACGGCGACGCGGAGCGGGTCACCACCTGGTCGATCCCCTACTCCGCCACGGGCCCGGAACCCAAGACGCTGTACACGCCCCTGTTCCTGGGCGGCACGGTGTTCGCCGAGTCCGGCAAGGGGCCGATCGTCTCGGGCCGGGTCCTGTGA
- a CDS encoding S8 family peptidase, giving the protein MAAPRARHLRIKGVLAAAVTAAALSIVPNTAHGAPSGPDTPTGRGAARQGYVVTLAPGTAAASDAGRDLAERYGANIDRTYSAALNGFAVRADTAQAARLAADPAVASVVPDTRVRTGARQQNPPSWGLDRIDQKRLPLDKSYSAPRRAGAGVTVYVIDTGVRTSHRDFGGRARSGRDFVQNDGVAQDGNGHGTHVAATVAGTKYGVAKKAKVVAVRVLDDEGSGTLAQVLAGIDWVTRHARGPAVANLSLGGPPNAQLDAAVRTSIASGVTYTVAAGNENEPVSRSSPARVKQALTVGATDRRDARAGFSNRGAGLDLFAPGVAIRSASIRSNTASTVSSGTSMAAPHVAGAAALYLSGHPSARPADVAKALVARSVKGRVSGPGAGSPNRLLQVSGL; this is encoded by the coding sequence ATGGCCGCACCACGGGCAAGACACCTACGCATCAAGGGAGTTCTGGCGGCCGCCGTCACGGCGGCAGCGCTCTCGATCGTCCCGAACACCGCGCACGGCGCGCCCTCGGGACCCGACACGCCCACCGGCCGGGGGGCTGCCCGGCAGGGCTACGTCGTGACGCTCGCGCCGGGCACGGCTGCCGCGTCCGACGCGGGCCGTGACCTCGCCGAGCGGTACGGGGCGAACATCGACCGCACGTACAGCGCGGCGCTCAACGGCTTCGCCGTGCGGGCGGACACCGCTCAGGCGGCCCGGCTGGCGGCCGACCCGGCGGTCGCGTCCGTCGTCCCGGACACCCGCGTGCGCACGGGCGCCCGGCAGCAGAACCCGCCGTCCTGGGGCCTGGACCGCATCGACCAGAAGCGGCTGCCGCTCGACAAGTCGTACTCCGCGCCGCGGCGTGCGGGCGCGGGCGTCACGGTGTACGTCATCGACACCGGCGTGCGCACCTCGCACCGCGACTTCGGCGGGCGGGCCCGCTCCGGGCGGGACTTCGTGCAGAACGACGGGGTCGCGCAGGACGGCAACGGCCACGGCACGCACGTGGCCGCGACGGTCGCGGGCACCAAGTACGGCGTCGCGAAGAAGGCGAAGGTCGTGGCGGTGCGGGTGCTCGACGACGAGGGCAGCGGCACCCTCGCCCAGGTCCTCGCGGGCATCGACTGGGTGACCCGGCACGCGCGGGGGCCCGCGGTGGCCAACCTCAGCCTGGGCGGCCCGCCCAACGCCCAACTCGACGCCGCTGTGCGCACGTCCATAGCCTCGGGCGTCACGTACACGGTCGCGGCGGGCAACGAGAACGAGCCCGTGAGCCGGTCCTCGCCGGCCCGCGTCAAGCAGGCCCTGACGGTCGGCGCCACCGACCGCCGCGACGCCCGCGCCGGATTCTCCAACCGGGGCGCGGGCCTGGACCTGTTCGCACCCGGAGTGGCGATCCGGTCCGCGTCGATCAGGAGCAACACCGCCTCCACGGTCTCCTCCGGTACGTCGATGGCGGCGCCGCACGTCGCGGGCGCGGCCGCGCTGTATCTCTCCGGACACCCCTCGGCGCGGCCCGCCGATGTCGCCAAGGCGCTCGTCGCGCGCTCCGTGAAGGGCCGCGTGTCCGGCCCGGGCGCCGGGTCGCCGAACCGGTTGCTCCAGGTGAGCGGCCTGTAG
- a CDS encoding alpha-1,4-glucan--maltose-1-phosphate maltosyltransferase — MPQPRKASREFTVRPRTGRIPVLDVAPVVHGGRAPAKAVVGETFQVTATLFREGHDAVGGNVVLRDPSGHPGPWTPMRELAPGTDRWGARVTPDREGEWTFAVEAWGDPVTTWRHHAGIKIPAGIDTELVLEEGARLYERAAAELPTPPATTATTATTPAPAADAPPAPAEILRTAAAALRDRTRRPAARLAAALTPEVDAVLARHPLREPLSSSEEFPLRVDRERALFGAWYEFFPRSEGAVVREGAPPVSGTFRTAAGRLPAIADMGFDVVYLPPIHPIGSTFRKGPNNSLSAGPHDVGVPWAIGSPEGGHDAVHPDLGTLEDFDAFVGEAGRLGMEVALDFALQCSPDHPWVDKHPDWFAHRADGTIAYAENPPKKYQDIYPLAFDRDLPGLVAETVRLLRFWMGHGVRVFRVDNPHTKPVVFWEEVLAEIHRTDPDVLFLAEAFTRPAMLRTLAAIGFHQSYTYFTWRNSKQELTDYLKELAGETAHFLRPNFFVNTPDILHAYLQDGGRPAFAARAVLAATLSPTWGMYSGFELCENTPARPGSEEYLDSEKYQLRPRDWAAAERTGTTIAPLIRTLNRVRRANPALATLRDLHFHEVDNDSMIAYSKSASGTDGSNTVLVVVNLDPHHTQEATVSLNMPQLGLPWHESVPVRDELTGETYHWGRTNYVRLDPARAPAHVLVLRPSSPQIGGSPTT, encoded by the coding sequence ATGCCTCAACCCCGTAAGGCCTCAAGGGAGTTCACCGTCCGACCGCGCACCGGACGCATCCCCGTCCTTGACGTGGCACCGGTCGTGCACGGCGGGCGCGCCCCCGCCAAAGCCGTCGTCGGCGAGACGTTCCAGGTCACCGCCACCCTCTTCCGCGAAGGCCACGACGCGGTGGGCGGCAACGTCGTGCTGCGGGACCCCTCGGGGCACCCAGGACCCTGGACCCCGATGCGGGAGCTGGCGCCGGGCACCGACCGGTGGGGCGCGCGGGTCACGCCCGACCGGGAGGGTGAGTGGACCTTCGCCGTGGAGGCGTGGGGCGATCCGGTGACGACCTGGCGGCACCACGCGGGGATCAAGATACCCGCGGGCATCGACACCGAGCTGGTCCTGGAGGAGGGCGCCCGGCTGTACGAACGCGCCGCCGCGGAGCTGCCCACACCCCCGGCCACCACCGCGACCACGGCCACCACGCCCGCCCCCGCCGCGGACGCGCCCCCCGCCCCCGCCGAGATCCTCCGCACCGCCGCAGCCGCCCTGCGCGACCGCACCCGCAGGCCCGCCGCCAGGCTCGCCGCCGCCCTCACCCCCGAGGTGGACGCCGTCCTCGCCCGGCACCCACTGCGCGAGCCGCTGAGCTCCAGCGAGGAGTTCCCGCTCCGGGTGGACCGCGAGCGGGCGCTCTTCGGAGCCTGGTACGAGTTCTTCCCGCGCTCGGAGGGCGCCGTGGTCCGCGAGGGCGCCCCGCCCGTCAGCGGCACCTTCCGCACGGCCGCCGGGCGCCTGCCCGCCATCGCGGACATGGGCTTCGACGTCGTCTACCTGCCGCCGATCCACCCCATCGGCAGCACCTTCCGCAAGGGCCCGAACAACTCCCTCTCGGCCGGACCCCACGACGTCGGCGTGCCCTGGGCCATCGGCTCTCCGGAGGGCGGCCACGACGCCGTCCACCCGGACCTCGGCACCCTGGAGGACTTCGACGCGTTCGTGGGCGAGGCCGGACGGCTCGGCATGGAGGTGGCCCTGGACTTCGCGCTCCAGTGCTCGCCGGACCACCCGTGGGTGGACAAGCACCCCGACTGGTTCGCCCACCGGGCGGACGGCACCATCGCGTACGCGGAGAACCCGCCGAAGAAGTACCAGGACATCTATCCGCTGGCCTTCGACCGGGACCTGCCGGGCCTGGTGGCCGAGACCGTGCGGCTGCTGCGGTTCTGGATGGGGCACGGCGTGCGGGTCTTCCGCGTCGACAACCCGCACACCAAACCCGTCGTGTTCTGGGAGGAGGTGCTCGCCGAGATCCACCGCACCGACCCGGACGTGCTGTTCCTCGCGGAGGCCTTCACCCGCCCCGCGATGCTGCGCACCCTCGCGGCGATCGGCTTCCACCAGTCGTACACGTACTTCACCTGGCGCAACTCGAAGCAGGAACTCACCGACTATCTGAAGGAGTTGGCGGGTGAGACCGCGCATTTTCTGCGGCCCAACTTCTTCGTCAACACCCCTGACATCCTGCACGCCTACCTCCAGGACGGCGGGCGGCCCGCGTTCGCGGCGCGCGCGGTGCTCGCCGCGACGCTCTCGCCGACGTGGGGCATGTACAGCGGCTTCGAGCTGTGCGAGAACACCCCGGCACGCCCCGGCAGCGAGGAGTACCTGGACTCGGAGAAGTACCAGCTGCGCCCGCGCGACTGGGCGGCCGCCGAGCGCACGGGCACCACCATCGCGCCCCTGATCCGCACCCTGAACCGGGTCCGGCGCGCCAACCCGGCCCTCGCCACCCTCCGCGACCTGCACTTCCACGAGGTCGACAACGACTCGATGATCGCCTACTCCAAGTCGGCGTCGGGCACCGACGGTTCGAACACGGTTCTGGTGGTCGTCAACCTCGACCCCCACCACACCCAGGAAGCCACCGTCTCGTTGAACATGCCACAACTCGGGCTCCCCTGGCACGAGTCCGTGCCGGTGCGCGACGAGCTCACCGGCGAGACCTACCACTGGGGCAGGACCAACTACGTGCGCCTCGACCCGGCCCGGGCGCCCGCGCACGTGCTCGTCCTGCGACCGTCCTCACCGCAGATCGGAGGGTCACCCACAACATGA